The DNA window GCCCCTACCTGCGGGGCGGAGCGCCGTTCCGCGTGCGCCGGGGGCGGCGGGTGGCGGAGGACGAGGCGCAGCTCAACCCGCTCCAGCTCAACCTTCTCTTCAGCTACCAGCCCTCTCCCGGAACGGTGGTCTTCCTGGGCTACGGCCGGGAGATGGACGACCGGGAGGCGTTCCGCTTCGGGGGGATGGAGCCGCGGACGGACGGCCTCTTCCTGAAGGTCAGCTACCTGTTCCGCCGCTGACCGCGGCGCCGGGGTGGGAGGCAGCCCCGGGCGGTCTGAATCCGCCCAGAGAGGTGGGCACGTCTCGAAACCCGAGCGTCAGCGCCCGGCGCGCGCGAGCCAGGCCGAGGCCGAGGGCCGGATCCGGTCGTCGTAGCCTCCCAGGACCAGCACCTCACCGGTGGGAAGGAGGGTGGCCGTAGCGAACTCGTGCAGCCCTTCGAGCTCGCCCCGCAGCGGCACGAACTCCCTTCCGGCCGGATCCCAGAGCTCGGGGCGAGCGGAACCGCCGGCCACGAGCACCGCGCCCGAGGGGAGCACGACGACCGCATCCCGGATCTTGCGGCGAGGCGAGCGCAGGGCGGGGCCGGGCGAGAAGCTGCCCGCTGCGGGGTCGTAGAGCTCCGTCGCGGCCTGGCGGTCCTCCCGCCCCTCGCCCGCCAGGACCAGCACCCTGCCGTCGGCCAGGCGCACCGCGGCGTGCTTGTGCCGGGGCACGGCCATGTCGCCCGTCGGGCGGAGCTCACCCGTGGCCGGATGGTAGATCTCCGCCGAGCGCAGCGCCCGCCCGTGGTGCCGCCCGCCGGTCACGAGCACGCGGCCGTCCGCCAGCGCGACCGCCACGGAGCCGGCGGACGGGACCCGGCTCGTGGCAACCGCGGAGAAGGTGGAGGTGGCGGGATCGAAGACCTCGGCGAACGTCTCCCTGCTCTCCGGGCTGCAGCACAGCAGCACCCGGCCGTCCGGGAGAGGAACGGCGCTGTGGCTCAGCCGCGCCTCGACCATCTCACCCACCGGCGTGAAGCGGCCGCTCGCGGGGTCGAAGACCTCCGCGCCAGCCGTGGTGTGGCGCCCCGTCCATCCGCCGGTGACGAGCACCCGCCCATCGGGGAGGAGGGCCGCCGCGTGGGCGCTGCGGGGCGTCGTCATCGAGCCGACCGCCCGGAAGGTCCGGCTGGCGGGATCGTAGAGCTCGGCCGAGGCGAGGACCTCCTCGCAACCGGGATCGGGGCAGCCGCCGGTGACCAGCACCTCGCCGCCCTGCAGGACGGTGGCCTGGTGGGCCGCCCGCGCCGACGACATCTCCCCGATCCGGACGACCCGCGCCGGGGCGCCCTCCCCCTGCGCCGGCTCCTCCCGCCCGGCGACGGCGGCGGCCAGGAGGAGCAGCAGGAGCAGCACCGCGCCCGATCCGATCGTCTTCTTCCCCATGGGTGCCTCCGGGTTCCGTGGGCCGCCCGTTCAGTCGGCGGCGATGGTCTCCACCGGGTTCACGCGCGTGGCCGCGCGCGCGGGCAGGTAGCAGGCGGCGAGCGCGACGAGGAGCAGGAGCGGCACGACGGCCGCGTAGACCCGCGGGTCGGCCGTGCCGATGCCGGCAATGAGCGCGGGGAGCGCGCGCGCGAGGGCGAGCGACGCCGCCGTGCCGAGCACCAGGCCGGCGGCCGCGAGCGCGAGCCCCTGCCCGAGGACGAAGCGCTGGACCCTGCCCGGCGTGGAGCCCAGCGCGAGGCGGATCCCGATCTCGCGCCGGCGCTGCGCGACCGAGTACGCCATGACGCCGTAGACGCCGAGCGACGCCAGGAGGAGCCCGAGGCCGGCGAAGAGGGTGAGAGCCGCCGTCGCGAAGCGCTCCGGCGCCAGCGCCTCCGCGGCCTGCTCGCGCATGGTGCGCACGTCGTGGATCGCCAGGTCGGGATCCACCTCCTTCACGGCGCGGCGCAGCGCCGGCACGAGCGCCGATGGGTCGCCCGCAGCCCGCACGATCACCGTGGTGGAGGAGATGGTGTGCTGCAGGTAGGAGGTGTAGAGGGCGGGACGGCTCTCCCCGCCGGGGGGCGCGTAGAGGACGTCGCCCACCACGCCCACGATCTCCGTC is part of the Longimicrobiaceae bacterium genome and encodes:
- a CDS encoding kelch repeat-containing protein, translating into MGKKTIGSGAVLLLLLLLAAAVAGREEPAQGEGAPARVVRIGEMSSARAAHQATVLQGGEVLVTGGCPDPGCEEVLASAELYDPASRTFRAVGSMTTPRSAHAAALLPDGRVLVTGGWTGRHTTAGAEVFDPASGRFTPVGEMVEARLSHSAVPLPDGRVLLCCSPESRETFAEVFDPATSTFSAVATSRVPSAGSVAVALADGRVLVTGGRHHGRALRSAEIYHPATGELRPTGDMAVPRHKHAAVRLADGRVLVLAGEGREDRQAATELYDPAAGSFSPGPALRSPRRKIRDAVVVLPSGAVLVAGGSARPELWDPAGREFVPLRGELEGLHEFATATLLPTGEVLVLGGYDDRIRPSASAWLARAGR